GCGAGCTGCACGACACCGTCGCCCACCACGTCTCGGCCATCGCCATCCAGGCCCAGGCCGGGCGAGCCGTGGCCGCCGCCGACCCGTCGCGCGCCGCGTCCGTGCTCGAGGTCATCGAGGGGGCCGCGACCGAGGCCCTGGCCGAGATGCGCGAGGTGGTCGGCATCCTGCGCACCGGCGCGGCGGAGCGGGCCCCCGCCCCCGGTGTGGCCGACATCGCGCGCCTGACCGAGGCCGGGCCCGGCGCCCTCCGGGTGGAGGTCGACCTGCGGGGCGACCTCGGCCACCTCACCGGACCCGTCGACGCCGCCCTGTACCGCCTGGCCCAGGAGTCCATCACCAACGCCCGTCGCCACGCCCGCGGGGCGCGCCGGGTCGCCGTGCGGGTGGAGGGGACCGGCGACGCGGTGCGCCTGGAGGTGCGCGACGACGGCCGGGGCGGTCGGGACGGCCGGGAGCCCGGCTACGGCCTGGTGGGCATGGCCGAGCGGGTCGAGCTGCTGGGCGGCACGTTCTCGGCGGGGCCCGCGCCCACCGGCGGGTGGACCGTCACCGCGGTGCTGCCCCGTGCCGGGGAGGCGCCGTGAGCCGGGTGCGAGGAGGACGACGGTGACGGTGCGCGTGCTGGTGGCCGACGACCAGGACCTGGTCCGGGTCGGGCTGCGCATGATCCTCGACGCCCAGCCCGACATCGAGGTGGTGGGGGAGGCGGCCGACGGCGAGGAGGCCGTCGCCCTGGCCCGGCGCCTCCGCCCCGACGTGTGCCTCTTCGACGTGCGCATGCCGGGGATCGACGGCATCGAGGCCACCCGCCGGCTGGCCGGGGCCGACGTGGCCGACCCGATGGCCGTGGTCGTCATCACCACCTTCGACCTCGACGAGTACGTCCACGACGCCCTGAAGGCGGGCGCCCGGGGGTTCCTGCTGAAGGACGCCGGGCCCGAGCTGCTGGCCCAGGCCGTGCACGCGGCAGCCGAGGGCGACGCCCTCATCGCCCCCCGCATCACCGCCCGGCTCCTCGCCACCTTCGCCGGCCCGTCGGGCGCAGGGCCGCCGCCCCAGCCCGTCGACCCCCTGACCGCGCGCGAGGAGGAGGTCCTGCTGACCGTGGCGCGCGGGCGGACCAACGCCGAGGTGGCGGCCGAGCTGCACGTGTCCATGAGCACGGTGAAGACCCACCTGGCCAGCCTCATGGCCAAGATCGGGGCCCGGAACCGGGTGGAGATCGCCATCTGGGCCTACGAGACGGGCCGCATGCCGACGCCCTGAGCCTTGCCGGGTGGGCAAGGCGTGTTGTCACCGGGTCCTGCCCGGTCCAGGCTCGGGGCCGAAGGAGGTGCGCCGTGAGCGACGACGTGACGGGGCCGACCGAGGCCGAGGAGCACTGGGAGGCCCGCTACCGCGACAGCGACCGGGTCTGGAGCGGGCGGGTCACCGCCGTGCTGCAGGCCGAGGCGGCCCGCCTCACCCCCGGGACCGCGGTCGACCTGGGCTGCGGCGAGGGGGCCGACGCCATCTGGCTGGCCCGGCAGGGCTGGGACGTGACCGCGGTCGACATCTCCGCCACCGCGCTGGCCCGCGTCGAGGAGCACGCAGCCGAGGCCGGGGTCGCCGACCGGGTGCGGACCGCGCGCCACGAGCTGGGCCGCAGCTTCCCCGAGGGCACCTGGGACCTGGTGTCGGCCCAGTTCCTCCAGTCCCAGGTCGAGCTGGACCGCGTCGCGGTGCTGCGGCGCGGCGCCGAGGCGGTGGCCCCCGGCGGCGTCCTCCTCTCGGTGAGCCACGCCGCCCCGCCGGCCTGGGCGCCGGAGCACATGGCCGACCACCACTTCCCCCAGCCCGACGAGGAGCGCGAGGCGCTGGCCCTCGACCCCGGGGCGTGGGAGGTGCTCCGCTGCGAGGTGGTGGCGCGCGAGGGCCGCAGCCCCGACGGCCACACCGGCACCCTCCTCGACGGCGTCCTGCTCCTCCGTCGCCGCTGACCCACGTCCCCGAGGGGCGCGGCCGCACCTCTACGGTGCAGCCGTGCCCCCCGTGCCCCTGGCTGACGCTCTCCTGCGGACCGGGCGATCGACGTGGGTCGAGCCGGTCGGCCACGTCGCCCTCGAGGGCCCGGTCCACCATCCGCAGGGCCTGGTCCGGGCCCAGGGCCTCTGGTGGATCTCCACGGTCGACACCGACGCCGAGGTGGGCCACCTCCTCGCCTTCGACGACGCCGGCGCCCGGGTGCACGACGTGGCCCTCGTCGACGGGCCCCGGTTCCACCCCGGCGGCATCGACCTCGACGGCGACGTCGTCACCGTGCCGGTGGCCGAGTACCGCCCCGACAGCACCACCGCGCTGGTCCGGGTCCACCTGCCCGACGGCGCGGCCGAGGTGGTGGGCCGGGTCGACGACCACCTCGGGTTCCTCGCCGCCCCCCGCCCCGACGGGACCACCACGGCGATGACGTGGGGCTCGCGCCGGGTCCTCACCCTCGACGCCGAGGGCACGGTGCTCGCCACCCGGCCCAACCCCAGCCACTGGGTCGACGTGCAGGACGGCCAGCGGCTCGACCACCACCGGGTGCTGTGCACCGGCATCGGGGTGATGGCCGACGGCGACCGCCTGGTCGCCCTCGGCGGGTTGGGCGTGTGGGACGAGGACGCCGCGGCCTGGGCCCACGAGCTGCCGCTGGCCACCACCGTGGCCTCGGGCCGGATCCTCACCACCAACCCCGTCTGGGCCACCGAGGACGCCGGCGACGTGCTGCTCCACGCCGCCCCCGACGACCACGACGGCACCCTCACCACCCACCGCCTCCACACCGCTCCCTGAGCGACGGCGCGACGACGCGACGGCGGGCTGCTCGCAGGAGACGACACGAGGTGCCGGGCACCTCGGGTCGCCTCGCCGCTGACCGGAGGGGACCGGCGGCGGGCTGACCTCTCGGCGCGCGAGGCTCCCGGTGTGACCACCACCACACCCGGCCCGGCGGGCGCCCACCCCGCGGGCATCGCCGACACCCCCGAGGCCCTCACCCCGGCCTGGCTGACCGAGGTCCTCACCAGCGGCGGGCACCTCGACGGCACGGCCGTGGCAGCCGTCGACCTCCGCCCCCTGGGGACGGGGCAGATGTGCGACAGCCTCCGGGTCGCGGTCACCTACGACGGGCCCACCGAGGCCCCGGCGACCCTCGTCGCCAAGCTCCCGGCGGCCGACCCCACCAGCCGGGCCACCGCGGTCAACCTCCGCTCCTACGAGAAGGAGGTGCGCTTCTACCAGGAGCTGGCCGGCGAGCTGCCGGTGCCGACCCCCACCGTCTTCCATGCCGACATCGAGCCCGAGAGCGCCGCCTTCGTGCTCCTGCTGGAGGACCTGGCGCCGGCCGAGCAGGGCGACCAGCTCGACGGGTGCTCGCTCGCCACCGCCCGCTCGGCGGTGGACGCCATGGCCCTGCTCCACGCCCCCCGGTGGGACGACGCCGGCCTGCGCGACCGGGACTGGCTGCACACCGACGACGAGACCGGTCGGGCCTTCCTCGCCGCCCTCCTGCCCAGCCTCTGGGCCGGGTTCCAGGAGCGCTACGCCGCCGACCTCGGTCCCCACGTGGCCCCCGTGGGCGAGGCCTTCTTCGCCCACCTCGACGCCTACCTCACACCCACCGGTGGCCCGCTCACCCTCGTCCACGGCGACTTCCGGCTCGACAACCTGCTGCTCGAGCCGGGCACCGGTGCCGTGCGCGGGGTCGTGGACTGGCAGACCTGCGCGGTGGGCCCCGCCCTGCGCGACGTCGCCTACTTCCTCGGCGCCGGCCTGCTGCCCGACGAGCGTCGGGCGGCCGAGGAGGAGCTGGTGCACCGCTACCACGACGGGCTGGCCGCGGCCGGGGTGGCCGACTACCCCTGGGAGCGGTGCTGGGAGGACCACCGGCGGGGCACCTTCGCCGGGCTGCTCATGGCGGTGGCCGCATCGATGCTCGTGGCCCGCACCGACCGGGGCGACGAGATGTTCCTGGCCATGGCGTCGCGCCACGCGCGCCACGTCCTCGACCTCGACGCCCTGGAGCTGCTGGCGCCCTGACGGGCGGCCGCTGCGCCCGGTCTGCGGGCGGGCGGGGTGCTAGCGCCGGCCCCCGAAGGCGCCGGTCCGGGGGGCGAAGGCGCGGGTGATGGCGTCGGGGGAGAAGCCCGAGGGCACCGACCCGGTGGTGGCGTACTGGTAGAGGGCGGCCCGGAAGATGCCGTTGAGCGCCGACATCACCAGGGCGACCGCCGCCACCCACAGGACGCCGAGGACGATGCCCACGAGGGGCACGACCAGGCCGACCAGCACGGCCACGGCGACGCCCGGGAGCATGACCAGGAAGCCGATGAGGCCGAAGCCCAGCTGGGCGGTGAGGTTCTCGCCCCAGGTGGTGCGGAACAGCTCGGTGCTGCGCTTCAGGGTCGCCCCCGGGCCCAGGCCCTCGACCACCACCACCGGCACGGCCAGGAAGGTGAGCACCTGGAAGCCGAAGTCGAGCATGCCGGCCACGAGGCGGCCGATCGCGCCCCGGTCGGCGATCGCCTGGAGCACGAGGCCCACGGTGCCGGCCAGCAGGGCCCAGCCGACGACCTGGGGGAGGCGCCGGCTGGCGCCGCCGAACGCGGTGCCGAGCGACGGGTCCTCGCCGGTGAGGCGCTGGTGGGCGCCGGCGACGAGGGCGGCGGTGAAGTAGGTGCCGACGATGCTCACCGCCAGGTAGCCGACGACCCCGACGGCGTAGGTGGCCGCCGAGGGCTCGTAGCCGGTGCCGCTGGCGTCGACGGTCTCGGTGAGGGTGGCCCAGGCGGCGCCGCCGAAGGCGGCCACCACCACCAGCGTCACCACCAGCCCGAGGAGCGGGATGGCCACCAGCTCCTTGTCGGCCCGGAGCACCACGGCCGACTCCTTCAGGATCTCCCAGCTCCGTCGGATCCGGCCCACGGGCGGGAACCTACTCGTCCGCCGGGTGGCCGTCCGGTGACCGCGGCGGCGCAGGCGCGGGTCGGGTCAGGGCTCGGTGGCGGTCGACCAGCGGGCGCCGCCGGCCCGCTTGGCCCGGTACAGCGAGGCGTCGGCGGCGCGCAGCAGGGCGTCGAGGTCGCCGGCACGGGGGTCGTCGGCGCCGATCACGGTCAGGCCGATGCTGCACCCGACGTGGTGGTCGGTGCCGTCGACGGCGATGGGCGGTTCGAGGGCGGCGATGACGTCGTCGGCCAAGGCCTCGGCCTCCTCCTGGCGCACCACCCCCGTGCACCAGATGGCGAACTCGTCGCCGCCGAGGCGGACCACGCGACCCCGCCGCCCGCAGGCCCGGGTCATGCGGCCCGCCACCTCGCGGAGGATGCGGTCGCCGACGAGGTGGCCGTGGCGGTCGTTGACCCGCTTGAAGTCGTCGAGGTCGCAGAACAGCAGGGCGGCCAGCGGTGGCCGGTCGGCCGCCACCCGCTCGGCCAGGGCGGCCCGGTTGCCCACCCCGGTGAGCGGGTCGGTGGTGGCCCGGGTGAGCAGGTCGTGGTGGCTGTCGGCCCACCGCAGGGCCAGCTGCACGAGCCGGGCGGTCTCCTCCAGGTGGCGCCGGTGCGTGGCCAGGATCGGCCCGGGACGGAGGCGCCAGCAGACGAGCACCGCCTCGGGACGGCCGGACGGCCCGCCGGGGACCGGCGTGGCCCACACCTGGTGGACGCCGGCCTCCGCCGCGACCTGGGCCCGGGGTGCGCCGAGGTCGGCGGGGCCGGCCTCGGCCATGCGGCCCTCGTCGATGGCCGCCCGCCAGGGCCCGGGCTCGTCGACCCCGACCCGGAGCTCGGCCCCGAGCGGGGCGGGGAGGGCGGACCAGGCCGCGGCCCGGTACGACCCGTCGGGCTCCCGCCGGAGCACGACCGACGCCGAGTCGGGGGCCAGGGCGTCGCACCACCCGACCACCTGGTCGAGGATCGTCGCCAGGTCGCCGGCGGTCAGGAGCGAGCCCAGGACGTCCAGCAGGCGGCTGGTCGAGGCGTAGGGCCGGCCCCACGACAGGAAGAGCCCGGAGCCGTCGGTGCCCCGCAGGTCCATGCCCCCGAACTCGAAGGCGGGCCAGGACCCGTCGGCGTGGGCCAGGCGCAGGACGGCGAGGATCCGGTCGCGCGAGTCGCGGGCCGTCTCGCTGAAGGTGAACGCCAGCACCTCCTGGTCGTCGGGGTGGACGAGCTCGAGGGCGTTGGTGCCGATGAGGGTGCGGGCCGGGCGGCCCAGGATGCGCTCGGTCGACTCGCCCATCCAGGCGATGGTCCCGTCGTCGGTGACCGCCGAGAACAGGGTGACGCCGTCGCCGAGGAGGCGGGCCACCAGGTCCGGGTCGGCGAGGGGCCCGAGCGGGTCGTCGGGGTCGAAGGCCACGGTCACGGGCGCCCCGCCCCCACCTGTCGAGGGTCGGGCGCGTCGCGGCAGGGGCGTGCCGTGCTCCCGTCCTCCACCGTCGTCGCCTCCGTCCCGCCCGGTCGGTCCGTGGTCGCGTGACCCTACCGCTGGTCCGAGGCGCGGGAGGTCGTTACCGGATGAGGGGGTCCCGGGGCAGGCCGAGGATGCGCTCGCCGATCTGGTTGCGCTTGATCTCCGAGGTGCCGCCGGCGATCGACATGGCCCGGTGCATGAGGACCAGGGGGCCGGTGATCGCCCCCGCCCCGTCGAGGAAGGCGGTGTCGGGTCCGCCCAGCTCGGCCAGGATGGCCGCCGCCTCGTGGCCGTTCTCCGAGAGCACCAGCTTGGCCACGTTGCCCTCGGGGCCGGGACCGCCGCCGGCCACCGCCCGCTGGGCGCTGCGGAGGTTCATCACCCCGGCGGCGCCCGTGGAGGCGATGTAGCGGCCCACCCGGGCCGGGCCGCCGGCCAGGCGCTCGGGGTGGGCGTCGAGGGGCGCGACGAGGGCCTGGCCCGGGTAGGTCATGCCGCCCTGGCCGCCACCGATGCTCACGCTCTCGTTGCCGAGCGTGGCCCGGGCGACGGTCCATCCGCCGTCGACGGGGCCGACCACGTCCTCGTCGGGGACGAAGACGTCGTCGAAGAAGACCTCGTTGAACTCCGAGGCACCGGTCGGCATCTTCAGCGGCCGGACCTCGACCCCGTCGGCGTGCATGTCGATGACCACGGTGGTGATGCCCTGGTGCTTGGGCACGTCCGGGTCGGTGCGCACGGTGGCCAGGCCGAAGGCGGCCACGTGGGCCCCGCTGGTCCACACCTTCTGGCCGTTCAGCAGCCAGCCGCCGTCGGTGCGGGTGGCCCGGGTGGTGACGCCGGCCGCGTCGGAGCCGGCGTCGGGCTCGCTGAAGAGCTGGCACCAGATCACGTCCTGGCGCAGGGCGGGCAGGACCCAGCGGTCGACCTGGTCCTGGGTGGCGTGCTGGATGAGGGTGAGGATGACCCAGCCGGTGATCCCGTAGCCGGGCCGGGTGATGCCGGCCCGGGCGAACTCCTGCTCCACCACGAGCTGCTCGACCGCGCCGGCGTCGCGCCCCCACGGGGCCGGCCAGTGGGGCTGGATGTAGCCGGACTCGATGAGCGCCGCCCTCTGGCCGTCGGCGTCGAGGTCGCGGATGCCCTCGGCGAAGGTGCGGACCTCCTCGCGCACGGCCTCCGCCTCGGGCGGGAGGTCGACCGACGGCGGGCGGCTGACGCCGGCGCGGGTGAGGTCGGTGACCTGGGTGGCGGCCGACTCCACGTCGACGAGGGTGGCGAGGACGGTGGCCCGCCGCAGCAGCATGTGGGCGTCGTGCTCGAAGGTGTAGGCGATGCCGCCGTGGACCTGGATGTTGAGCTGGGCGTCGAGGTCGGCCGCGGGGAGGGCGAGGGTCGCCGCGGTGGCGGCCGCAAGCGACAGCTGGTCGCCGCCCTCGGTGGCCGCCCGGGCTGCGTCCCAGGTGGCCGCGGTGGCCAGCTCGGCGGCCACGAGCATGTTGGCGCAGTGGTGCTTGACCGCCTGGAAGGTGGCGATGGGGCGCCCGAACTGGACCCTCTCCTTGGCGTAGGCGGCGGCCGACTCGGTCGCCTCCCGGGCCACGCCCACCGCCTCGGCCGAGACGAGCGTGCGGGTCAGGTCCACCAGCACCTGGCGGGCGCCCGGCAGCAGGGTCGCCGGGGCGCCGTCGAGGGTGAGGCGGGCGCTGCGGCGGGTGGGGTCGAGGTTGGGCGGCACCTCCCGGCTGACGCCGTCGCCGGTGAGGTCGACCACGGCGACGTCGTCGCCCACGGGCACCACGGCCACGTCGGCCAGGCCGCCGCCGAGCACCACGGTGGTCCCGTGGGCGGCACCGTCGCGCACCTCCACGCCGTCGGCCAGGCCCACGGCGCCGAGCGTGGTGCCCGCGGCCAGGCCGGGGAGCAGCCGGCTCCGGCTGTCGTCGTCGCCCGCCGCCACCAGGAGCGCGCTGGCGATGACGGTGGGAAGGAAGGGCCCCGGCGCCACCGCGGCCCCGAGGGCCTCCACCACCACGACCAGCTCGGGCAGGTCGAAGCCCGAGCCGCCGTGCTCCTCGGGCACGTGCAGGCCCGGCCAGCCCAGGGCGCACAGGTCGTCCCAGAAGGGGGGCAGCACCTCCTCGTCGGCCTCCAGCAGGGCGCGGGCGGCGCCGCGGGCATCGTGCTTGCGCAGGAAGTCCGTCGCCGTGTGGGAGAGCGCCAGGTGGTCCTCGGTGATCGCGATCGCCATGGGCTCCGAGCGTACGGCGTCCCGGGCGACCGCACCTGACGGGCCGTCAGGGAAGCCGGGCAGGCCGTCCCGGCCGTGGGTAGCGTCCCGCCCAGCCACCAGGAAGGGACGCCGATGACGGTCACCGAGGCCACGACGGGGGAGCCCGGGGCGGGGGGCGAGCGCCGGGTCCACCTGCGCACCTGCCCGCTGTGCGAGGCCATGTGCGGCCTCGAGGTCCACGTGCGCGACCAGCAGGTCGAGCTCATCCGGGCCGACCGCGACGACGTGTGGTCGAAGGGCCACCTCTGCCCCAAGGGCACCACCCTCGGCCACCTCCACCACGACCCGGACCGGCTCCGGGTGCCGCAGCTGCGCCAGGCCGACGGCTCGTTCCGCGACGCCACCTGGGAGGAGGCCTTCGCCCGGGTCGACGAGCTCCTCCACCCCGTCGTCGCCGAGCACGGCATCGAGGCCGTCACCGCCTACGTGGGCAACCCGCTGGCCCACGCCCTCAGCCTCAGCCGCTACGTCGGGATCCTCATCGGGATGTCGGGGATCCCGATGATCTACTCACCCGGCACCGTCGACCAGTGGCCCAAGAACGTCAGCAGCCACCTGATGTACGGCGGCATGTGGTCGATCCCGGTGCCCGACGTGCGCCGCACCGACCTGCTCGTGGCCATGGGCGCCAACCCCCACGCCTCCCAGGGCTCGCTGCTCTCGTGCCCCGACCTCATGGGCGAGATCGAGGGCATCCGCGAGCGTGGGGGTGAGGTGGTGGTGATCGACCCCCGGCGCACCGGCACCGCCGAGCGGGCCAGCGAGTGGCTGCCCATCACCCCGGGCACCGACGCCGCCCTGCTGCTCGCGATGGTCCACGTCCTGTTCGCCGAGGACCTCGTCGACCTGGGCACCGTCGGCGACCTCGTCGACGGGGTGGACGACCTGCGGGCGCTCACCGCGGGGTGGACCCCGGAGCGGGTCGCGCCCACCACCGGCATCTCGGCCGAGCGCACCCGGGGCCTGGCCCGCCAGATGGCGGTGGCCGAGCGGGGCGTCCTCTACGGCCGCATCGGGCTGTGCAACCAGGAGTTCGGCACCCTGGCCAGCTGGCTGGTCGACGTGGTCAACGCCCTCACCGGCCACCTCGACGCCCCCGGGGGCCTCATGTTCCCCCGGGCCGCGGCCTGGCCGGTGACCATCCTGCCCATGCCCGGGCTGGAGGGGGGCAAGCCGCTGTTCGGGCGGTGGCGGAGCCGGGTGCGGGGCGCCCCCGAGGTCCTGGGCCACGTGCCCGCCTCCTGCCTGGCCGAGGAGATCGCCACGCCGGGCGACGGCCAGATCCGGGCCCTGTTCACCGTGGCCGGCAACCCGGTGCTCTCGCTGCCCGAGGGCGATCGCCTCGACGAGGCCCTCCCCGGGTTGTCCTGCATGGTCAGCGTCGACAACTGGATCAACGAGACCACCCGCCACGCCGATGTCATCCTGCCCGGCCTCTCCCCGCTCGAGCAGGGCCACCACGACGACCTCATCTGGCAGTTCGCGGTGGGCAGCGGGGCGAAGTGGTCGCCGCCGGTCTTCCCGCGCCCCGACGGCCGCCCCGAGGAGTGGGAGATCCTCATCCGCCTGGCCGGGGCCTGCCTGGGCCAGCCCGCGGGCGAGGTCGACGTGGCCGCCGTCGACGACGGCTTCTTCGACGTGCTGGCGTCGGTCCACGGCCTCGACGGGGCCGCCCTGCGGGAGGGCTACGACCACGGCGGGCCCGAGCGCCTCCTCGACCTGACCCTCCGCACCGGTCCCTTCGGCGACCGCTACGGCGAGGACCCCGACGGCCTCACTCTGGAGAGGGTGAAGGCCGCACCCCACGGCATCGACCTCGGGCCCAACGTGCCCCGGCTGGCCGAGGTCCTCCAGACCGAGACCGGCAAGGTGGTGCTGGCACCGCCCTACATCACCGCCGACGTGCCCCGGCTGGCCGAGCGCCTGGAGCGCCCGGCCGACGACCTGGTGCTGGTGAGCCGCCGCCACCTGCGGTCCAACAACTCGTGGATGCACAACGTGCCGGTCCTGGTGAAGGGCCGGGAGCGCTGCACGCTCCTCGTGCACCCCGACGACGCGGGCCGCCTGGGCCTCGTCGACGGGGAGCCGGCGAAGGTGGCCTCGGAGGCCGGGTCGCTGGTGGTGCCGGTCGAGGTCACCGACGGGATCCGGGTCGGTGTGGTGTCGCTGCCCCACGGCTGGGGCCACGACAAGGCCGGCACCCGCCTGTCGGTGGCGACCGAGCACGCCGGGGTCAACACCAACGTGCTCTCGCCCGGCGGCTTCGTCGACGTGCCCTCCGGCAACGCCGCGGTCAACGGCATCCCGGTCACCGTCGCCCCCGCCTGAGCGGCGGACGCGGCGATGGACCGGGGCTCAGCCGGGTGCGGCCTCGGCCCGGAGGACGCCGGCACCGGGCCGGACGGAGCGGTCGGCGTCCATGAGGCCGACGGCGACGTCGACGGTCATCCGGCGTGGTCGGGGAGGGTGCAGGCCGTGTCGAGGCCGAAGACGCGGTTGAGGCGACCGAAGGCGAGCCACGAGCCGAGGCACATGGTGAGCTCGGCCACCTCCCGTTGCGAGTAGGCGCCCAGCATCCGCGCCCAGAAGTCGTCGTCGAGGCCGTGGTGGTCGAGGGCATAGCGCTCGGCGTACTCGGCGGCCAGGCGGGTGCGCTCGTCGAAGGCGTCGGTGGTCCGCCAGTCGACGACGGCCTGGTCGAAGTCGTCCTCCACCACCTCGCCGTCGCGGTCGGTGCGCCAGTCCTGGCAGAACAGGCAGCCGTTGATCTGGGCGATCCGCAGGCGGGCGGCCTCGAACTCGCGCAGGCCCAGGGTGGAGTCGGAGTAGACGCTCTGGGCGAAGGCCGAGGCCGCGGGACCGATGCCCGGCACCAGCTCGCCCCACACGTACATGACGGGGTGCTTGTCGTCGGGGACGTCGATGATCACGGTGCGCTCCTCCCGAGACGTCCGGCCGCGGGCTGCAGCGGGACGTCGACGGCGTCGTAGATGCCGGGGCCGGCGGCCCGCAGCCAGGGGATGGCGTTGACGAGCCGACCGACCGCGGTGGCGTTGCCGCCCGCGGCCCGACCGTCCTCGTCGTCGGCCTCGACGGTCACCTCGATGCGGGGCCGGCCCTCGATGACCACCCGGTGGGCGCCCTCCGCCCCGTCGGGGGGCTGGGGCCAGTCGGGCGCGCAGCCCGGGTCGATGCGGGTGACGTGCTCGACGACGATGACCGGCTCGCCGTCGACGATGCCCTGGACCTCGAAGCGCAGGGCCCCCTGGGTGCCGGCCTCGAAGGCGCCCATGGCGTTGGTGACCGTCGCCTCCAGTGGGCGGCGCTCGAGGGTCTCGCGCACGTCGTCGAGGGTGACGCCGAGGGCCCGGGCCATGAGCCGCACCTGGCCGCCCCACACCATGGTGGGGACGGTGGGGGCCACCATGGGCGGGACCTGGTCCATCGGGCCGCCCATGCCGACCAGGTCGCGCACCGCGTCGGGCTGGTCGTAGGAGGTGTAGTCGAAGACCTCCTGGCACCGGACCTGGGTGACCGTCGAGGCCAGGCCGGTCATCAGCAGCGGGAGCACGTCGTTGCCCCAGCCCGGGTCGATGCCGGAGACGAACAGGGCGCCGCCGCCGTCGACCGCGGCCTCCGCCAGCGGGTCGTGCAGCTCGGGCGGGGCCGAGCGGGGGTCGTACATGGCGTAGAGGGAGGGGGTCACCACCACCGCGCCGGCGCGGAGGGCCCGGGCCACGTCGGCCGCGGCGTCGTCGGGGCGGACGTCGCCGGACACGGCGTAGACCACCGCGCCGGGTCCGTCGGCCAGCACCGCGTCGACGTCGTCGGTGGCGGCCACGCCCAGGTCCCGGCCCCGCCGGGACAGGTCGCCGGCGTCGCGCCCCACCTTGGCCGGGTCGGCCACCAGCACCGCGGCCAGCTCCAGCTCGGGGTGGGCGGCGACGCCGCGGACGGCGGCCCGGCCCACGTTGCCGGTGCCCCACACCACGGTCCGGATCACGACGGGTCCCTGCGCACGGCGGCGACGGTACCCGGGTCGGGCGACCCTCGCCGGGGAGCGGGCGACCCGCCTGCGGGGTCCCCGGGCGGGTCAGCCC
Above is a window of Iamia majanohamensis DNA encoding:
- a CDS encoding sensor histidine kinase, coding for MLRGALRSLWEEPRVPDPGPAPWWDRVLVAVLALVTVGEGLLRPDVPWPPWSIGWALLCVFPLLVRRSHPLAAVVVAFGAQTVAGLGPELAGRDYAVLDATAVVLLFPYSLCRWASGRDAVVGMAFVLACHLGREPLYGSTAASMVVGAGFLMFPAALGASIRFRATARQRSVEQVRLQEREELARELHDTVAHHVSAIAIQAQAGRAVAAADPSRAASVLEVIEGAATEALAEMREVVGILRTGAAERAPAPGVADIARLTEAGPGALRVEVDLRGDLGHLTGPVDAALYRLAQESITNARRHARGARRVAVRVEGTGDAVRLEVRDDGRGGRDGREPGYGLVGMAERVELLGGTFSAGPAPTGGWTVTAVLPRAGEAP
- a CDS encoding response regulator, producing MTVRVLVADDQDLVRVGLRMILDAQPDIEVVGEAADGEEAVALARRLRPDVCLFDVRMPGIDGIEATRRLAGADVADPMAVVVITTFDLDEYVHDALKAGARGFLLKDAGPELLAQAVHAAAEGDALIAPRITARLLATFAGPSGAGPPPQPVDPLTAREEEVLLTVARGRTNAEVAAELHVSMSTVKTHLASLMAKIGARNRVEIAIWAYETGRMPTP
- a CDS encoding class I SAM-dependent methyltransferase, with the protein product MSDDVTGPTEAEEHWEARYRDSDRVWSGRVTAVLQAEAARLTPGTAVDLGCGEGADAIWLARQGWDVTAVDISATALARVEEHAAEAGVADRVRTARHELGRSFPEGTWDLVSAQFLQSQVELDRVAVLRRGAEAVAPGGVLLSVSHAAPPAWAPEHMADHHFPQPDEEREALALDPGAWEVLRCEVVAREGRSPDGHTGTLLDGVLLLRRR
- a CDS encoding DUF6454 family protein — protein: MPPVPLADALLRTGRSTWVEPVGHVALEGPVHHPQGLVRAQGLWWISTVDTDAEVGHLLAFDDAGARVHDVALVDGPRFHPGGIDLDGDVVTVPVAEYRPDSTTALVRVHLPDGAAEVVGRVDDHLGFLAAPRPDGTTTAMTWGSRRVLTLDAEGTVLATRPNPSHWVDVQDGQRLDHHRVLCTGIGVMADGDRLVALGGLGVWDEDAAAWAHELPLATTVASGRILTTNPVWATEDAGDVLLHAAPDDHDGTLTTHRLHTAP
- a CDS encoding phosphotransferase family protein — encoded protein: MTTTTPGPAGAHPAGIADTPEALTPAWLTEVLTSGGHLDGTAVAAVDLRPLGTGQMCDSLRVAVTYDGPTEAPATLVAKLPAADPTSRATAVNLRSYEKEVRFYQELAGELPVPTPTVFHADIEPESAAFVLLLEDLAPAEQGDQLDGCSLATARSAVDAMALLHAPRWDDAGLRDRDWLHTDDETGRAFLAALLPSLWAGFQERYAADLGPHVAPVGEAFFAHLDAYLTPTGGPLTLVHGDFRLDNLLLEPGTGAVRGVVDWQTCAVGPALRDVAYFLGAGLLPDERRAAEEELVHRYHDGLAAAGVADYPWERCWEDHRRGTFAGLLMAVAASMLVARTDRGDEMFLAMASRHARHVLDLDALELLAP
- a CDS encoding DUF6159 family protein, coding for MGRIRRSWEILKESAVVLRADKELVAIPLLGLVVTLVVVAAFGGAAWATLTETVDASGTGYEPSAATYAVGVVGYLAVSIVGTYFTAALVAGAHQRLTGEDPSLGTAFGGASRRLPQVVGWALLAGTVGLVLQAIADRGAIGRLVAGMLDFGFQVLTFLAVPVVVVEGLGPGATLKRSTELFRTTWGENLTAQLGFGLIGFLVMLPGVAVAVLVGLVVPLVGIVLGVLWVAAVALVMSALNGIFRAALYQYATTGSVPSGFSPDAITRAFAPRTGAFGGRR
- a CDS encoding sensor domain-containing diguanylate cyclase — its product is MTVAFDPDDPLGPLADPDLVARLLGDGVTLFSAVTDDGTIAWMGESTERILGRPARTLIGTNALELVHPDDQEVLAFTFSETARDSRDRILAVLRLAHADGSWPAFEFGGMDLRGTDGSGLFLSWGRPYASTSRLLDVLGSLLTAGDLATILDQVVGWCDALAPDSASVVLRREPDGSYRAAAWSALPAPLGAELRVGVDEPGPWRAAIDEGRMAEAGPADLGAPRAQVAAEAGVHQVWATPVPGGPSGRPEAVLVCWRLRPGPILATHRRHLEETARLVQLALRWADSHHDLLTRATTDPLTGVGNRAALAERVAADRPPLAALLFCDLDDFKRVNDRHGHLVGDRILREVAGRMTRACGRRGRVVRLGGDEFAIWCTGVVRQEEAEALADDVIAALEPPIAVDGTDHHVGCSIGLTVIGADDPRAGDLDALLRAADASLYRAKRAGGARWSTATEP